From Streptomyces mirabilis, a single genomic window includes:
- a CDS encoding PIG-L deacetylase family protein, with protein MPSLLGVFGHPDDESLLAGGVLAQHAAAHARTAVVTMTWAPDSPRAPELADALRALGAGPPRMLGYGDARNPQAAPGRPRLVDAPLDEVVAALVQQIRSFRPDIVVTHDALGQLTGHPDHRRTHQAALLAAQDAGLPHLHPEAGEPWQPRAVYCATHPESGVGELGPLLEAVGKAVLAVPDAYATTTVDVSAWLEQKWAAILAHRGEVALERPLPGILARLPEETRRDIIATEYFTRLATGPVRGGPHLLTA; from the coding sequence ATGCCGTCCCTGCTCGGCGTGTTCGGCCACCCCGACGACGAGAGCCTCCTCGCCGGTGGTGTCCTCGCCCAGCACGCCGCCGCGCACGCGCGCACCGCCGTCGTCACCATGACGTGGGCGCCCGACAGCCCGCGGGCTCCCGAACTCGCCGACGCCTTGCGGGCGCTGGGCGCGGGTCCGCCCCGCATGCTCGGATACGGCGATGCCCGCAACCCGCAGGCGGCTCCCGGCCGTCCCCGCCTCGTCGACGCACCGCTCGACGAGGTGGTCGCCGCCCTGGTTCAGCAGATCCGCTCGTTCCGCCCCGACATCGTGGTCACGCACGACGCCCTGGGCCAGCTGACCGGTCACCCGGACCACCGCCGCACCCACCAGGCCGCTCTCCTCGCCGCTCAGGACGCGGGCCTCCCGCACCTTCACCCTGAAGCAGGGGAGCCCTGGCAACCGCGTGCCGTGTACTGCGCCACGCACCCCGAGTCCGGTGTCGGCGAGCTCGGGCCGCTTCTGGAGGCCGTCGGCAAAGCCGTGCTCGCGGTGCCGGACGCGTACGCCACCACCACCGTCGACGTCAGTGCCTGGCTGGAGCAGAAGTGGGCCGCGATCCTCGCACACCGGGGAGAGGTTGCCCTCGAACGGCCACTGCCCGGCATCCTCGCCCGCCTGCCCGAGGAGACCCGCCGCGACATCATCGCGACCGAGTACTTCACCCGGCTCGCGACCGGGCCCGTCCGGGGTGGCCCTCACCTGCTCACCGCCTGA
- a CDS encoding serine hydrolase domain-containing protein, translated as MPVPFTADDITRLRDTFDQVVADGATPGGVLAYGTTGTTARFLTAGKIAPECGEREPEQDTLYDIASLTKVVATWPLIGQALDAGLLDLDAAIRDFLPPMNSESPSGEATVRQLISHTSGLRASTRLDHYRGADLPLHELLCREPLEDAPGQHRYINRGYILLGLALAHIHGRPLDELGKSLWKTLRMDATVYGPLARTPQVAPTEQRIPGAPRIWGAPHDDNAGLLGGIAGHAGVFSTPADLALYAQRLLIAHADGDEHGLGDWLHASLIPQTPIEPGLDRGLSWILAAGGRVAYHHGFTGTSLYLAPETGRYLVICTNAIYGGNARTKIAPLRELTLKTISAT; from the coding sequence ATGCCCGTCCCGTTCACCGCCGATGACATCACCCGCCTCCGGGACACCTTCGACCAGGTCGTCGCCGACGGTGCGACCCCCGGCGGTGTCCTCGCGTACGGCACCACCGGCACCACTGCCCGGTTCCTCACGGCCGGCAAGATCGCCCCCGAGTGCGGTGAACGCGAACCCGAGCAGGACACGCTCTACGACATCGCCTCGCTGACCAAGGTCGTCGCCACCTGGCCCCTGATCGGCCAGGCCCTGGATGCCGGGCTGCTCGACCTCGACGCTGCGATCCGCGACTTCCTGCCCCCGATGAACAGCGAGAGCCCCAGCGGCGAGGCGACCGTCCGCCAGCTGATCTCCCACACCTCCGGGCTCCGTGCCTCCACCCGCCTCGACCACTACCGTGGCGCCGACCTGCCGCTGCACGAACTCCTGTGCCGTGAACCCCTGGAAGACGCCCCCGGCCAGCACCGCTACATCAACCGCGGCTACATCCTTCTCGGCCTGGCCCTCGCCCACATCCACGGCCGCCCCCTCGACGAGCTCGGCAAGTCCCTGTGGAAGACACTCCGCATGGACGCCACGGTGTACGGACCGCTCGCCCGCACCCCGCAGGTCGCCCCGACCGAGCAGCGCATCCCCGGCGCGCCACGGATCTGGGGCGCCCCGCACGACGACAATGCCGGCCTGCTCGGCGGCATCGCCGGCCACGCCGGGGTCTTCTCCACCCCCGCCGACCTCGCCCTCTACGCCCAACGGCTCCTGATCGCGCACGCGGACGGCGACGAACACGGCCTGGGCGATTGGCTGCACGCCAGCCTCATCCCCCAGACGCCGATCGAACCGGGCCTGGACCGCGGGCTGTCCTGGATCCTCGCCGCCGGCGGACGCGTCGCGTACCACCACGGATTCACCGGCACCAGCCTCTACCTCGCCCCGGAGACCGGCCGCTACCTCGTGATCTGCACCAACGCCATCTACGGCGGCAACGCCCGCACCAAGATCGCCCCGCTGCGGGAACTCACACTCAAGACAATCTCCGCCACCTGA
- a CDS encoding UDP-N-acetylmuramate dehydrogenase → MGELLADHTTLRLGGPAHQFLTHTDPAAWPDVARSVTGEGTAPFVLGGGSNTLAEDAGYPGTVIRMATRGATVRPLGDDLVEVVAQAGEPLSALVAFAVDQRLSGIEYLGGIPGTTGAAPVQNTGAYGQQISDTLTRVTAFDWHLERIVELRAAECGFGYRASAFKSQPGRWTILDITVCLTRSSSAAPVAYQHLADSLAVGLGARPPLAEAAQAVITDREQRGLALPDSGPDARQAGSVFLNPVITPVQAAAIRCADGPVHRDQSGSLRASAGWLLERCDYRPGGRIGPGVYCSTARTLTLTARESATATAFTSALRQLAAAVFEAYGIRLRPEPVRPGPSRGSSDGPGGPSHRGGAAGTDAFAPA, encoded by the coding sequence ATGGGTGAGCTGCTGGCCGACCACACCACGCTTCGCCTGGGCGGACCCGCCCACCAGTTCCTCACCCACACCGACCCCGCCGCCTGGCCCGACGTCGCCCGTTCCGTGACGGGTGAAGGCACGGCGCCGTTCGTACTCGGCGGCGGCAGCAACACCCTGGCCGAAGACGCGGGATACCCCGGGACCGTGATCCGCATGGCCACCCGCGGTGCGACCGTACGCCCGCTCGGCGACGACCTCGTGGAGGTCGTCGCACAGGCGGGGGAACCGCTCTCCGCGCTCGTCGCGTTCGCCGTCGACCAGCGGCTCTCGGGGATCGAGTACCTAGGCGGCATACCCGGCACGACCGGTGCCGCCCCGGTGCAGAACACCGGTGCCTACGGACAGCAGATATCTGACACCCTCACCCGCGTCACCGCCTTCGATTGGCACCTCGAACGCATCGTCGAACTCCGAGCCGCGGAATGCGGCTTCGGCTACCGCGCCAGCGCCTTCAAGTCCCAGCCCGGACGGTGGACGATCCTCGACATCACGGTGTGTCTCACCCGCAGTTCATCTGCGGCCCCGGTCGCCTACCAGCACCTCGCCGACTCCTTGGCCGTAGGACTGGGGGCCCGGCCACCGCTCGCCGAGGCCGCCCAAGCCGTGATCACCGACCGGGAGCAGCGCGGTCTCGCCCTGCCGGATTCCGGCCCTGATGCCCGGCAGGCAGGGTCCGTCTTCCTCAACCCGGTCATCACTCCCGTCCAGGCCGCAGCCATACGCTGCGCCGACGGCCCGGTCCACCGCGACCAGAGCGGATCCCTGCGCGCAAGCGCCGGGTGGCTGCTGGAGCGGTGTGACTACCGTCCCGGGGGCCGTATCGGGCCGGGGGTGTACTGCTCCACCGCCCGAACCCTGACGCTGACCGCGCGAGAAAGTGCCACAGCAACTGCCTTCACCTCGGCTCTCCGGCAACTCGCCGCCGCCGTCTTCGAGGCGTACGGCATCCGACTTCGTCCGGAGCCTGTTCGGCCGGGCCCGAGTAGAGGATCGTCCGACGGCCCGGGCGGGCCCTCCCACCGAGGAGGCGCAGCGGGGACGGACGCCTTTGCGCCGGCGTGA
- a CDS encoding NUDIX hydrolase: MTTTSVPGELPGTAMTDEAYGAMRAAAALWVGTSVLITNPFGQVLVQHVDYRDTCLLSGGAVDKNESPARAAARELVEELGVTATVDRCLAVDWIAADSTDAPAAMRFPGEILHVFDGGTWEDDRIGEIRLPPSEITGIEFVEPARLPDLLSPADARRALSALRARINAGGTVILENGLPLAPTILDRAAVLQTARPTYHYPWHQGPAPHDLAVTQVWAWCFAPDGRVLVLLEPHTGVAILPGGTPEEQDQGDPVATLRREAEEEATARIGRPLLLGHVTDPSVRRGYLRYAAALTNVGPAQPDPATGHTYIRILATPEQAMELFDWGPTAVDQLAVVHWARQQLGVPRAVRQPVTELSGPAAW; encoded by the coding sequence ATGACGACCACATCCGTTCCCGGCGAGCTGCCCGGCACCGCCATGACCGACGAGGCGTACGGCGCGATGCGCGCCGCGGCCGCCCTGTGGGTCGGCACGTCTGTGCTCATCACGAACCCCTTCGGCCAGGTCCTGGTCCAGCACGTCGACTATCGCGACACATGTCTCCTGTCCGGCGGCGCCGTCGACAAGAACGAGTCCCCCGCTCGCGCAGCAGCCCGTGAACTGGTCGAGGAACTCGGAGTCACCGCCACCGTCGACCGCTGCCTGGCCGTCGACTGGATCGCCGCCGACAGCACCGACGCACCCGCCGCCATGCGGTTCCCCGGCGAGATTCTGCACGTCTTCGACGGCGGCACCTGGGAGGACGACCGGATCGGCGAAATCCGGTTGCCGCCGAGTGAGATCACCGGGATCGAGTTCGTCGAGCCCGCGCGACTGCCCGATCTGCTCTCCCCGGCCGACGCCCGCCGCGCCCTGTCCGCGCTGCGCGCCCGGATCAACGCTGGCGGAACGGTGATCCTTGAGAATGGCCTCCCGCTCGCCCCGACCATCCTCGACCGCGCAGCCGTCCTGCAGACCGCCCGCCCCACCTACCACTATCCCTGGCACCAGGGGCCAGCCCCGCACGACCTCGCAGTCACCCAGGTGTGGGCCTGGTGCTTCGCGCCGGACGGACGCGTCCTCGTCCTTCTCGAACCCCACACAGGAGTCGCCATCCTGCCCGGCGGCACACCCGAGGAACAGGACCAGGGCGACCCCGTAGCCACCCTGCGTCGCGAAGCTGAAGAGGAGGCGACCGCCCGGATTGGTAGACCGCTGCTCCTGGGACACGTCACCGACCCCTCGGTACGGCGCGGATACCTGCGCTACGCCGCCGCACTCACCAACGTCGGCCCCGCGCAGCCCGATCCAGCCACGGGCCATACCTACATCCGCATCCTGGCCACCCCCGAACAGGCTATGGAACTCTTCGACTGGGGGCCAACGGCCGTTGACCAGCTCGCGGTCGTCCACTGGGCCCGCCAGCAGCTCGGCGTTCCCCGGGCCGTCCGCCAACCTGTCACCGAACTCTCCGGCCCCGCTGCCTGGTAG